In one window of Arcobacter sp. F155 DNA:
- a CDS encoding O-acetylhomoserine aminocarboxypropyltransferase/cysteine synthase family protein: MQKETIAVHGGYNNKEGWGTMSVPIAQTTAYAFRDAEHAANLFALKELGSIYTRLTNPTTDVLEQRFAQLEGGAAAICTASGQSAIFYAIANVAEAGDNILISDKLYGGAVTLLTHTIKRFGITAKVFKSADASDLEEQIDDKTKAIFFESLSNPQIAIADVEKIVEIAKRNGVLTVCDNTVASAALFNPISWGVDVVVHSTSKYTNGQGTAVGGIVVERDGLAEFFKENANRYSHFVEPDESYHGLVYVDVPLPNFCLRIRLNLLRDIGAAQSPHNSWLLLQAIETLDIRMEKHSNSALEVAKFLESHPKVKSVNYPGLESNADYDKAQKYFKDGKSSGLISFEAESYEAAKTIIDQAKLFSVVVNIGDSKSLIVHPASTTHSQMSEEELLKAGVNPSTVRLSIGLENPKDLIEDLEQALA, translated from the coding sequence ATGCAAAAAGAAACAATTGCAGTTCATGGAGGTTACAACAACAAAGAAGGTTGGGGTACTATGTCTGTGCCAATCGCACAAACAACTGCTTATGCATTTAGGGATGCAGAACACGCAGCAAACTTATTTGCATTAAAAGAGTTAGGTTCTATTTATACTAGACTTACGAACCCTACTACTGATGTATTAGAACAAAGATTTGCACAACTTGAAGGTGGAGCAGCTGCTATTTGTACAGCAAGTGGTCAATCTGCAATCTTCTATGCTATTGCAAATGTTGCTGAAGCAGGTGATAATATTTTAATCTCAGACAAACTATATGGTGGTGCAGTTACTTTATTAACTCACACTATTAAAAGATTTGGGATTACTGCAAAAGTATTTAAAAGTGCTGATGCTAGTGATTTAGAAGAGCAAATTGATGATAAAACAAAAGCTATCTTCTTTGAATCATTATCAAACCCACAAATTGCTATTGCAGATGTAGAAAAAATTGTTGAAATCGCTAAAAGAAATGGTGTTTTAACAGTTTGTGATAATACAGTTGCAAGTGCAGCTTTATTTAACCCAATTTCATGGGGAGTAGATGTAGTTGTTCACTCAACTTCTAAATATACAAACGGTCAAGGTACTGCTGTTGGTGGTATTGTTGTTGAAAGAGATGGTTTAGCAGAGTTTTTCAAAGAAAATGCAAACAGATATTCACACTTTGTTGAGCCAGATGAATCATATCATGGATTAGTTTATGTTGATGTTCCTCTTCCAAACTTTTGTTTAAGAATTAGATTAAACCTTTTAAGAGATATTGGAGCTGCACAGTCACCACATAACTCATGGTTACTATTACAAGCAATTGAAACTTTAGATATTAGAATGGAAAAACATTCAAACAGTGCTTTAGAAGTAGCCAAATTTTTAGAATCTCATCCAAAAGTTAAATCAGTTAACTACCCTGGATTAGAGTCAAATGCAGACTATGACAAAGCACAAAAATATTTCAAAGATGGTAAGTCTTCTGGTCTTATCTCTTTTGAAGCTGAATCTTATGAAGCAGCAAAAACAATAATTGACCAAGCTAAGTTATTTAGTGTTGTTGTAAACATTGGTGATTCTAAGTCGTTAATTGTACACCCAGCTTCAACAACTCATTCACAAATGAGTGAAGAAGAGTTATTAAAAGCAGGTGTGAATCCTAGCACTGTTAGGTTATCTATTGGATTAGAAAATCCAAAAGATTTAATTGAAGACTTAGAGCAAGCATTAGCGTAA
- a CDS encoding NAD(P)/FAD-dependent oxidoreductase: MSKIAIIGAGAAGLIASITAKSENPSLEIDLFDINNAIGKKILASGNGRCNISNINAQVSNYIGENPSFTSYCLKQFDFNHFKKFSKSLGLLLDVKEDGKVYPLSNEAKSVTTLLQSKLESLGLNFIGNTKIVKIRKEEEKFILSSEEKEFKDYDKVLISSGLAAAPQLNSTEIGMDIASSFGHSSNITYPSLVGLQTDFEHKARLQGVKKESLVTLYIDGQKENEILGDVLFTKYGVSGFAILDISQYAVYPMSLYQDVQIAINLFPKQTRNEVLGMIESLVKSLPNEKLGNILSGVVSNKLVPVILDMIKVDSEIKAIDVNAKHIRAIVNTLINLRMKVIDTQGFKHAEASGGGVRTDEVDDKTFESKKCRGLYLAGEVLDIVGNRGGYNLQFAWASGYLAGKSMSRGK; this comes from the coding sequence ATGAGTAAGATTGCAATAATAGGTGCAGGAGCAGCAGGTTTAATAGCTTCAATTACAGCAAAAAGTGAAAATCCAAGTCTTGAAATTGACCTATTTGATATTAATAATGCCATAGGAAAAAAGATACTTGCAAGTGGAAATGGAAGATGTAATATCTCAAATATAAATGCCCAAGTTTCTAACTATATAGGAGAAAACCCTTCTTTTACTAGCTACTGTTTAAAGCAGTTTGATTTTAACCATTTTAAAAAGTTTAGTAAATCACTTGGGCTTTTACTTGATGTTAAAGAAGATGGTAAGGTATATCCTTTATCAAATGAAGCAAAATCTGTAACTACTCTTTTACAATCTAAACTAGAAAGCTTGGGTTTAAATTTTATCGGCAATACTAAAATAGTAAAGATTAGAAAAGAAGAAGAGAAATTTATACTTAGTTCAGAAGAGAAAGAGTTTAAAGATTATGATAAAGTCTTGATTAGTTCTGGACTTGCTGCAGCTCCACAGCTAAACTCTACAGAAATAGGAATGGATATTGCAAGTAGCTTTGGACACTCGTCAAATATAACTTACCCTTCACTTGTGGGACTTCAAACAGACTTTGAACATAAAGCTAGACTTCAAGGGGTAAAAAAAGAGTCTTTAGTCACTCTTTATATAGATGGACAAAAAGAGAATGAAATCTTAGGGGATGTTTTATTTACTAAGTATGGGGTTTCTGGCTTTGCTATTTTAGATATCTCTCAATATGCTGTTTATCCAATGTCTTTATATCAAGATGTACAAATAGCTATAAATCTTTTCCCAAAACAAACTAGAAATGAAGTTTTAGGAATGATAGAGTCTTTAGTGAAGTCTTTACCAAATGAAAAACTAGGAAATATCCTTAGTGGAGTAGTTTCAAATAAACTAGTTCCAGTAATCCTTGATATGATAAAAGTAGATAGTGAAATAAAAGCCATTGATGTAAATGCAAAACATATTAGAGCTATAGTAAACACTCTTATAAATCTTAGAATGAAAGTTATTGATACTCAAGGTTTCAAACATGCAGAAGCTAGTGGCGGTGGAGTTAGAACTGATGAAGTTGATGATAAAACTTTTGAGAGTAAGAAGTGTAGGGGGCTTTATTTAGCTGGAGAGGTGTTGGATATTGTGGGTAACCGTGGGGGATATAATCTTCAGTTTGCTTGGGCTTCAGGATATTTAGCTGGAAAAAGTATGTCGAGAGGAAAATAA
- a CDS encoding DUF2806 domain-containing protein, producing MGTDISVVNAGKFAKPMNTLIEKIANATGVIYEPTKIRRKAKAEADAAKTKALVDLEIEEIQKRALNRLVNEEIKKQENIEAITEKSFDSIKENASPENIEDDWISNFFDKCKLISDEDMQKLWGKVLAGEANTPGKHSKRTIEFMSTMDRYDAEIFNKLSHFCWIFDDIQPIILNHKDKETNKLLSYNELTHLESIGLITTESFGLVKLIANKIEAICFYKGRQLNIKASNSKNYKVNIGIIALTKIGQDLMSIILDNQNYESSYYDSIITSFYKQGFILSESLENRYLFKSNN from the coding sequence ATGGGTACTGATATATCTGTTGTAAATGCTGGTAAATTTGCTAAACCAATGAATACACTAATTGAGAAAATAGCTAATGCAACAGGAGTGATTTATGAACCAACAAAAATTCGAAGAAAAGCAAAAGCTGAAGCAGATGCAGCAAAGACAAAAGCGCTTGTAGATTTAGAAATTGAAGAAATTCAAAAGAGAGCTTTAAATAGACTTGTTAATGAAGAAATTAAAAAGCAAGAAAATATTGAAGCTATTACAGAAAAATCTTTTGATTCAATAAAAGAGAATGCATCTCCTGAAAATATTGAAGATGATTGGATAAGTAACTTTTTTGATAAGTGCAAATTAATTTCAGATGAAGATATGCAAAAATTATGGGGTAAAGTTCTTGCTGGAGAAGCAAATACTCCAGGAAAACACTCTAAAAGAACTATTGAGTTTATGTCTACAATGGATAGATATGATGCAGAAATATTTAATAAATTAAGCCATTTTTGTTGGATTTTTGACGACATTCAACCTATTATTTTAAACCATAAAGATAAAGAAACAAATAAACTTCTTTCATATAATGAATTAACTCATTTAGAATCTATAGGGTTAATAACTACCGAAAGTTTTGGATTAGTTAAGCTTATTGCAAATAAAATAGAAGCTATTTGTTTTTATAAAGGAAGACAACTTAACATCAAAGCTTCAAACTCTAAAAACTATAAAGTTAATATAGGAATAATCGCTTTAACTAAAATAGGACAAGATTTAATGAGTATAATATTAGATAATCAAAACTATGAATCTTCTTATTATGATTCTATTATAACTAGTTTTTATAAACAAGGTTTTATACTTTCAGAATCTTTAGAAAATAGATATCTATTTAAATCAAATAACTAA
- a CDS encoding diguanylate cyclase: MKTLFFCILFFISIQAVAKPIVFTEEEKEFIKNTPLVKVGMMPDFTPFSYYIKNTPVGFEHELLNILSQRTGLVFEKEYAKWTTIYTAFKNKEVDVITSISHKKYREPFTTFTSSYYDIPIMIFVRDDFGEYLGIKSLEGKKVGVLKDVFYIKELQKIDNINLVYYDTYEELTKDLVFGKIDALMQNLTNINYLIKKNLYSNLKLASELILPNTKKEDLRLGVIPEKPILSSILQKGLNSITKKEKEALVNKWIGSIKEYKGGHIELNKDERAYLNTKTIKYCINPDGLPFEGLNEKNEHSGISSDYYSLFENILSAKFELVRTENWNQSITFIKEKKCDMLALGMETYERKKYLNFTSNYLNVPLVVATKVDVPFINHILDLEGEKVGIIKGDAFVKILRQKYPSLDLVEVEDINEGLDKVKSGKLFGFIDTLASIGYEFQHKYFGELKIAGKINETLELSMAVVKEDEILLNILQKAINSMTNDMHREIFSKWIPIKYEKGVNYGLVWKIAIGSLIVILLVVYWNRKIIKTNRLLEEAQKDIEEKNKELEKLATTDKLTNLYNRRKIEELLEFEINRSERFNHNFGLAIVDIDKFKEVNDTYGHQVGDKVLKELANILNTNRRKTDFVGRYGGEEFVIICPESDVQGVIKLMETFKEKICNYEFSKVENKTASFGVTMSQRGDTIESILKRADDALYKAKDNGRNKIEYK, encoded by the coding sequence ATGAAGACACTATTTTTTTGTATTCTATTTTTTATTTCTATTCAAGCTGTTGCAAAACCTATAGTATTTACTGAGGAAGAAAAAGAGTTTATAAAAAACACTCCCCTAGTAAAAGTCGGGATGATGCCTGATTTTACGCCTTTTTCATACTATATAAAAAATACACCTGTAGGCTTTGAACATGAATTACTAAATATCTTATCTCAAAGAACTGGACTAGTATTTGAAAAAGAGTATGCTAAATGGACGACTATTTATACAGCCTTTAAAAACAAAGAAGTAGATGTAATAACAAGTATTTCACATAAAAAATATAGAGAACCTTTCACTACTTTTACAAGCTCTTATTATGATATTCCTATTATGATTTTTGTTAGAGATGATTTTGGTGAATATCTTGGAATAAAAAGCTTAGAAGGTAAAAAAGTTGGTGTTTTAAAAGATGTATTCTATATAAAAGAGCTTCAAAAAATTGACAATATAAATTTAGTATATTATGACACCTATGAAGAACTAACAAAAGATTTAGTTTTTGGGAAGATTGATGCTTTAATGCAAAATCTTACAAACATAAACTATCTAATCAAAAAAAACCTATACTCAAACCTAAAACTTGCTAGTGAACTTATCTTACCAAATACAAAAAAAGAAGACCTAAGACTAGGAGTAATTCCTGAAAAACCAATTTTGAGTTCAATTTTACAAAAAGGATTAAACTCTATTACAAAAAAAGAGAAAGAAGCTTTAGTAAATAAATGGATTGGTTCTATAAAAGAGTACAAAGGTGGACATATTGAGCTTAACAAAGATGAAAGAGCTTATTTAAATACAAAGACTATCAAGTATTGTATAAACCCTGATGGTTTACCTTTTGAAGGTCTAAATGAAAAAAATGAACACTCAGGGATTAGCTCTGATTATTATAGTTTGTTTGAAAATATTTTATCTGCAAAGTTTGAGCTTGTAAGAACAGAGAACTGGAATCAGTCAATAACATTTATCAAAGAGAAAAAGTGCGATATGTTGGCTCTTGGGATGGAAACATACGAAAGAAAAAAATATCTAAACTTCACAAGTAACTATTTAAATGTACCACTTGTAGTAGCTACAAAAGTTGATGTACCCTTTATAAATCATATCCTTGATTTAGAAGGAGAGAAAGTTGGTATCATAAAAGGTGATGCTTTTGTGAAGATTTTAAGACAGAAGTATCCATCTCTTGATTTAGTAGAAGTTGAAGATATAAATGAAGGGCTTGACAAAGTTAAAAGTGGAAAGCTTTTTGGCTTTATTGATACCCTTGCTAGTATTGGATATGAGTTTCAGCACAAGTATTTTGGGGAACTTAAAATTGCAGGAAAGATAAATGAAACGCTAGAGCTATCTATGGCAGTTGTAAAAGAGGATGAAATTTTATTAAACATCTTACAAAAAGCTATAAATAGTATGACAAATGATATGCACAGAGAAATCTTTAGTAAATGGATTCCAATAAAATATGAAAAAGGTGTAAACTACGGACTTGTATGGAAGATTGCTATTGGTTCTTTGATAGTTATTCTTTTAGTGGTTTATTGGAATAGAAAAATCATAAAAACAAATAGACTTTTAGAAGAAGCTCAAAAAGATATAGAAGAGAAAAACAAAGAGCTAGAAAAACTTGCAACGACAGATAAACTAACAAACCTATACAATAGAAGAAAGATAGAAGAACTTTTAGAGTTTGAGATAAATAGAAGCGAAAGGTTTAATCACAACTTTGGTTTAGCAATAGTTGATATAGATAAGTTCAAAGAAGTAAATGACACATATGGTCACCAAGTTGGAGATAAAGTACTAAAAGAGCTTGCAAATATTCTAAATACAAATAGAAGAAAAACAGACTTTGTAGGACGATATGGTGGAGAAGAGTTTGTAATCATCTGCCCAGAATCAGATGTACAAGGGGTGATTAAACTAATGGAAACTTTTAAAGAAAAGATTTGCAACTATGAGTTTTCTAAAGTAGAAAATAAAACTGCAAGTTTTGGGGTAACCATGTCTCAAAGAGGTGATACTATTGAGTCAATTCTAAAAAGAGCAGATGATGCACTTTATAAAGCCAAAGATAATGGTAGAAATAAAATCGAGTACAAATAA
- a CDS encoding MarR family winged helix-turn-helix transcriptional regulator, with amino-acid sequence MNYALKDSIAYRLIRSSNSVVNSLNKILSAYDIAIEQRATLEIIKYEPNVNQTKIAQLLGKDKTTISRSLNSLEKKELITRESDTQNDKRSNKIKLTKKGERILEETLPYVTDFREGLNSKISEKEHKLFFEILDKLEL; translated from the coding sequence ATGAATTATGCATTAAAAGACTCTATTGCTTATCGACTTATCAGAAGTTCGAATAGCGTTGTTAATAGTTTAAATAAAATACTTTCAGCTTATGATATTGCTATTGAACAACGTGCGACGCTAGAAATCATTAAATATGAACCTAACGTTAATCAAACGAAAATAGCGCAACTTCTTGGTAAAGATAAAACAACGATAAGTCGTTCATTAAACTCTTTAGAAAAAAAAGAGTTGATCACTAGAGAAAGTGATACCCAAAATGACAAAAGAAGCAATAAGATAAAGCTAACAAAAAAAGGTGAACGAATTTTAGAAGAAACACTTCCTTATGTAACCGATTTCAGGGAAGGACTTAATTCTAAAATCAGCGAAAAAGAGCATAAACTTTTTTTTGAAATATTAGATAAACTCGAACTCTAA
- the dksA gene encoding RNA polymerase-binding protein DksA, translated as MPKSLNKKQIEEIKSLLLQNKMTIESTLNNLSNEHLNLSEMDLNDEGDFAAASRDYSTDVHIKNQQLKELNLINHALRKIEEGKYTGLCEMCDSEITIRRLRVKPHAMYCIDCRDYIEKEKVKKAV; from the coding sequence ATGCCAAAAAGTTTAAATAAAAAACAAATAGAAGAGATTAAAAGTCTTTTATTACAAAACAAGATGACAATCGAGTCAACACTTAATAATCTGTCTAATGAACATTTAAATTTAAGTGAAATGGATTTAAACGATGAAGGTGATTTCGCAGCAGCAAGTAGAGACTACTCTACAGATGTACATATCAAGAATCAACAATTAAAAGAGTTAAATTTAATAAATCATGCTCTTAGAAAGATTGAAGAAGGAAAGTACACTGGACTTTGTGAAATGTGTGACTCTGAAATTACTATTAGAAGATTAAGAGTTAAGCCTCATGCAATGTATTGTATAGATTGTAGAGACTATATTGAAAAAGAGAAAGTTAAAAAAGCAGTTTAA
- a CDS encoding CNNM domain-containing protein has protein sequence MTIYFLIAVGVSFLCSILEAVLLSITDSHIEVVKKEKKKLGSLMEYQKKNIDFSIAAILTLNTFAHTLGAAGVGAEAAKMFGEEYMFYISAVLTILILVFSEIIPKTLGAYYWKGLAGFATRTIKGLVFITYPILIVMNKITTFITPSKKETMTKDEILATATIAEKKGVLRVKETVMIENLLNLNEIKVKDVFTPRSVVFSVQKNDFLDSFNDRTKVDLEKFKEYSRVPIYDEDIDDIVGIVISKEYFHEMLEDNYETKEDLIKPVLRVNENISISKLIDMFLLKKEHLFIVTDNYEQTEGVVTLEDALESLLGAEIVDELDSNVDLREVAKMQMKNARKIGV, from the coding sequence ATGACAATATATTTTTTGATAGCAGTTGGAGTCTCTTTTCTTTGTTCAATTTTAGAGGCTGTACTTCTTTCAATAACTGATTCTCATATCGAGGTAGTAAAAAAAGAGAAAAAGAAGCTTGGTTCTTTAATGGAGTATCAAAAAAAGAATATAGACTTTTCAATCGCAGCAATTCTTACTTTAAACACTTTTGCTCATACTTTAGGTGCAGCAGGTGTTGGTGCAGAGGCTGCAAAAATGTTTGGTGAAGAGTATATGTTTTATATCTCTGCTGTTTTAACGATTTTGATTTTAGTATTTTCAGAGATTATTCCTAAAACTTTAGGTGCATATTATTGGAAAGGTTTAGCAGGTTTTGCAACTAGAACTATTAAAGGCTTAGTATTTATTACTTATCCTATTTTAATCGTTATGAATAAAATCACTACTTTTATAACTCCTTCAAAAAAAGAGACTATGACAAAAGATGAGATTTTAGCAACAGCTACAATTGCAGAGAAAAAAGGTGTATTAAGAGTAAAAGAAACAGTTATGATTGAAAACCTTTTAAATCTAAATGAGATAAAGGTAAAAGATGTCTTTACTCCAAGATCTGTGGTTTTTTCTGTACAAAAAAATGATTTTTTAGATAGTTTTAATGATAGAACAAAAGTTGATTTAGAAAAGTTCAAAGAGTATTCAAGGGTTCCTATTTATGATGAAGATATTGATGATATTGTAGGAATAGTTATTTCAAAAGAGTATTTCCATGAAATGCTTGAAGACAATTATGAAACAAAAGAAGACTTAATAAAACCAGTTCTTCGTGTAAATGAAAATATCTCTATTTCTAAACTTATTGATATGTTCTTATTAAAAAAAGAGCATCTATTTATTGTAACAGACAATTATGAGCAAACAGAAGGTGTAGTGACGTTAGAAGATGCCTTAGAGTCTTTACTTGGTGCTGAGATTGTAGATGAACTTGATAGTAATGTTGATTTACGAGAAGTTGCAAAAATGCAAATGAAAAATGCTAGAAAGATAGGAGTGTAA
- a CDS encoding rhodanese-like domain-containing protein → MKLKALLLTLALATSSMFAAEFVDYNKLSSMLKKENKANGTYATTEDVKKALKAKDWLVADVRTMEEWAAAHIKGSVRIGRQAPEKGLALHALDMDDNFIKQNVIIVCNSAARASIEAETIRKMGFKQVKVYDLYSWIDECNPVVTKYTVKKDKGGTGLKFGNFFAEHCKEKK, encoded by the coding sequence ATGAAATTAAAAGCACTTTTATTAACTTTAGCCCTTGCAACAAGTTCAATGTTTGCAGCAGAGTTTGTAGATTACAACAAATTAAGCTCAATGCTTAAAAAAGAGAATAAAGCAAATGGTACATATGCAACAACAGAAGATGTAAAAAAAGCTTTAAAAGCAAAAGATTGGTTAGTAGCAGATGTAAGAACAATGGAAGAGTGGGCAGCTGCACATATCAAAGGTTCAGTTAGAATTGGAAGACAAGCACCAGAAAAAGGTTTAGCTTTACACGCTTTAGATATGGATGATAACTTTATCAAACAAAATGTGATTATCGTTTGTAACTCTGCTGCAAGAGCTTCAATTGAAGCAGAAACAATTAGAAAAATGGGATTTAAACAAGTTAAAGTTTATGATTTATACTCTTGGATTGATGAGTGTAATCCTGTAGTTACAAAATATACAGTAAAAAAAGACAAAGGTGGAACTGGTCTTAAATTTGGTAACTTCTTTGCAGAACACTGTAAAGAGAAGAAATAA
- a CDS encoding DUF4405 domain-containing protein, which produces MSLKKITSLTMLLSMILMTYTGIMLFISPPGRVAKWSNWEILGLGKEEYAQVHSTFMVLFIIATILHIYYNWKPMLSYMKNKAKVVVVFTKEMAVAFVITLVFLVGTLNEVSPFSTFIDFSEDIKNSWEQKYEKAPYSHAELDTLEEFALKVDFDLEKSLAILKSKNIEADEMDTLKDIAKNNNISAQKVFSILSEKQEVSVKKSDSLSGLGRKNISQIANDLGIETEELIAKLKVLGIDAKGEDKFKSLCESVGKTPKEVIEELGF; this is translated from the coding sequence ATGAGTCTTAAAAAAATCACATCTTTAACAATGTTATTGTCAATGATTCTTATGACTTACACTGGAATCATGTTGTTTATCTCTCCTCCTGGAAGAGTTGCAAAATGGTCTAACTGGGAAATATTAGGATTAGGAAAAGAAGAGTATGCACAGGTACACTCAACTTTTATGGTTCTATTTATAATAGCTACTATTTTACATATATATTATAACTGGAAACCTATGCTTAGTTATATGAAAAATAAAGCAAAAGTAGTAGTTGTATTTACAAAAGAGATGGCTGTAGCTTTTGTGATTACACTTGTTTTTTTGGTAGGAACTTTAAATGAAGTATCTCCGTTTTCTACATTTATAGATTTTAGTGAAGATATAAAAAATTCATGGGAGCAAAAGTATGAAAAAGCTCCATATTCCCATGCAGAACTTGATACCTTAGAAGAGTTTGCTTTAAAAGTAGACTTTGATTTAGAAAAAAGTTTGGCTATTTTAAAATCAAAAAATATTGAAGCAGATGAAATGGATACTTTAAAAGATATTGCTAAAAACAATAACATAAGTGCTCAAAAAGTTTTCTCAATATTAAGTGAAAAACAAGAAGTTAGTGTTAAAAAGTCTGATTCACTTTCTGGCTTAGGAAGAAAAAATATTTCACAAATAGCAAATGATTTAGGCATTGAGACAGAAGAGTTAATAGCTAAATTAAAAGTTTTAGGAATAGATGCAAAAGGTGAGGATAAGTTTAAAAGCTTATGTGAAAGTGTAGGAAAAACACCAAAAGAAGTAATAGAAGAGTTAGGGTTTTAA
- a CDS encoding HAD family hydrolase has product MKNNGFIFDLDGTLIDSLTDIALCSNIVLKEFNLPTHEIATYKYFVGGGAEVLVNNAVPKDSTEELNRKVLERFKEVYDQELHDNTKPYDGIYDLLDLLHENEIKVAVLSNKPHEFTIKYVDEFFPKYSNILEVHGSKEHVPKKPHPSAAIEIANALNLECENIYFVGDSDVDMQTAKNSNMKAVGVSWGFRGPKELIENGADHIVETPIDIFKLLK; this is encoded by the coding sequence TTGAAAAATAATGGATTTATATTTGACTTAGATGGAACACTAATAGATTCTTTAACAGATATTGCACTTTGTTCAAATATTGTTTTAAAAGAGTTTAATCTACCAACCCATGAAATAGCAACTTACAAATATTTTGTTGGTGGAGGTGCAGAAGTTTTAGTTAATAATGCTGTACCTAAAGATTCTACAGAAGAGTTAAATAGAAAAGTTCTAGAAAGATTTAAAGAAGTATATGACCAAGAGCTACACGATAATACAAAGCCTTATGATGGCATTTATGACTTATTAGACCTTTTACATGAAAATGAGATAAAAGTAGCTGTATTATCAAATAAACCCCATGAGTTTACAATCAAATATGTTGATGAGTTTTTCCCGAAATATTCAAATATCTTGGAAGTACATGGTTCAAAAGAGCATGTTCCTAAAAAACCCCACCCAAGTGCAGCTATAGAAATTGCAAATGCTTTAAATCTAGAGTGTGAAAATATCTATTTTGTGGGAGATAGCGATGTGGATATGCAAACTGCAAAAAACTCAAATATGAAAGCAGTTGGTGTATCTTGGGGATTTAGAGGTCCAAAAGAGTTGATTGAAAATGGAGCCGACCATATAGTTGAAACTCCAATTGATATCTTTAAACTACTTAAATAG
- a CDS encoding YbfB/YjiJ family MFS transporter: MKPYIKSIIASFLVILACLGFGRFSFGMVLPNLQDSLLLSSSQVGFIGTANFIGYFIGIFFANFLYRKFSTHRLIFTTILLQAFSMFLMTLTSDYKLVSFFYSFSGFFSAISNIAIMAYISNVIPKNIRGKALGIIVSASGLAIVLSGQIVPFTQDIVKDVPWETAWIIFCLILLVVAFMSQPGIKKHAAHNISDITFKTKEFITTTSFWKIAFVYIVFGFTYSIYVTFFVSAVMQKYELSTHISGNFWTLLGFMSIFSGFLFGTLADKIGAYKTLIFVFTLQTIAHGSLAFSLPSFSIWVSVILFGISVWSIPSLVTLLCSIEFHGSKTAKVFSLVTILFAVFQAFGPFVAGVVHDITKDYSDIFMITSLLALITVFISFIFSKDKISSNIIEK, encoded by the coding sequence ATGAAACCATATATAAAATCAATTATCGCATCATTTTTAGTAATTTTAGCCTGTTTAGGTTTTGGAAGATTCTCTTTTGGAATGGTTCTACCAAACTTACAAGATAGTCTACTTCTTAGTTCTTCACAAGTAGGTTTTATAGGAACTGCAAACTTTATTGGCTATTTTATTGGAATATTCTTTGCAAACTTTTTATATAGAAAATTTTCTACTCATAGATTAATCTTTACAACTATTTTATTACAAGCCTTTTCTATGTTTTTAATGACCCTTACAAGTGACTACAAACTTGTATCGTTTTTCTATTCTTTTAGTGGCTTCTTTTCTGCTATTTCAAATATTGCTATTATGGCTTATATCTCAAATGTTATTCCTAAAAATATTAGGGGAAAAGCTTTAGGGATAATAGTAAGTGCAAGTGGTTTAGCCATAGTATTAAGTGGGCAAATAGTTCCTTTTACACAAGATATTGTAAAAGATGTTCCTTGGGAAACAGCATGGATAATTTTTTGTTTAATCCTTCTAGTTGTTGCTTTTATGTCCCAACCTGGAATAAAAAAACATGCAGCTCACAATATAAGTGATATCACATTTAAAACTAAAGAGTTTATTACTACAACAAGCTTTTGGAAGATTGCATTTGTTTATATAGTGTTTGGTTTTACTTACTCTATTTATGTAACCTTTTTTGTAAGTGCTGTAATGCAAAAGTATGAATTATCAACACATATTTCAGGTAACTTTTGGACTTTACTTGGATTTATGAGTATTTTTTCTGGCTTTTTATTTGGAACATTAGCAGATAAGATTGGAGCATACAAAACATTGATTTTTGTATTTACTTTACAAACTATAGCCCATGGAAGTTTAGCTTTTAGTCTTCCTTCTTTTTCTATTTGGGTTTCAGTAATTTTATTTGGTATCTCTGTTTGGAGTATTCCTTCTTTGGTAACTTTACTTTGTTCAATAGAGTTTCATGGAAGTAAAACAGCAAAAGTCTTTTCCCTTGTAACTATTCTCTTTGCAGTATTTCAAGCCTTTGGACCATTTGTTGCGGGAGTAGTTCACGATATCACAAAAGACTATTCTGATATATTTATGATTACTTCACTTTTAGCATTAATTACAGTTTTTATCTCTTTTATATTTTCAAAGGATAAAATATCTTCTAATATAATAGAAAAATAA